The following coding sequences lie in one Methyloterricola oryzae genomic window:
- a CDS encoding peptidylprolyl isomerase, producing MPTVKPFIVKVCFCLLFLLPWVPVAGWSEPLGLAARVNGQEITAKRFEHYFEDFLSDRGRNIASIRNPAVLKKLRGEALDALVDEELLTQEAARKDIAASTAEVDAAVAAMRANFKSQDAFARRLERAGFDEAGYRAYVGQQLAVKRLVESDIQPKVSVSDRDVHRFYVANPSRFAIPAQVRIRQIFIASGSDPAGALSRCQEILAQARRPRSDFAALARQHSQDQSAPAGGDLGFLAEDQLTPFLQQAVASLKPGQVTGPVPSDAGCHVLKLEQRRSGTLPEAEARESARSYLKAEKTQAAVRQRIQSLRRHARIEILMPL from the coding sequence ATGCCCACAGTGAAACCTTTCATCGTCAAAGTCTGCTTTTGTTTGCTGTTCCTGCTGCCTTGGGTTCCAGTGGCGGGGTGGAGTGAACCCTTAGGCCTCGCCGCGCGGGTGAACGGGCAGGAAATCACCGCCAAGCGCTTCGAGCACTATTTCGAGGACTTTCTGTCCGACCGCGGCCGCAACATCGCCAGCATCCGCAACCCCGCGGTTCTCAAGAAGCTGCGCGGCGAAGCCCTGGATGCCCTGGTGGACGAAGAGTTGCTAACCCAGGAGGCCGCCAGAAAGGACATCGCCGCCAGTACCGCCGAGGTCGATGCGGCTGTGGCGGCCATGCGCGCCAACTTCAAGTCACAGGACGCCTTCGCTCGCCGATTGGAACGGGCCGGGTTCGACGAGGCCGGCTACCGCGCCTACGTAGGGCAACAACTGGCGGTGAAGCGGCTGGTCGAATCGGACATCCAGCCCAAGGTTAGCGTGTCGGACCGGGACGTGCACCGTTTCTATGTGGCCAACCCATCACGCTTCGCCATTCCCGCCCAGGTGCGTATTCGCCAAATTTTCATTGCCAGCGGCAGCGATCCCGCCGGCGCGCTGAGCCGCTGCCAGGAAATCCTGGCCCAGGCGCGCCGCCCGCGCTCGGATTTCGCTGCACTGGCGCGCCAGCATTCGCAGGATCAAAGTGCGCCGGCGGGCGGCGATCTCGGCTTCCTGGCCGAGGATCAACTGACGCCGTTTCTGCAGCAGGCGGTCGCCAGTCTGAAGCCAGGGCAGGTCACAGGTCCCGTGCCGAGCGACGCGGGCTGCCATGTGCTGAAACTCGAACAGCGCCGTAGCGGCACGCTCCCGGAGGCCGAGGCGCGGGAGTCGGCAAGGTCCTATCTCAAGGCGGAAAAGACCCAGGCGGCGGTCCGCCAGCGTATCCAGTCCCTGCGCCGCCACGCCCGAATCGAGATCCTGATGCCGCTCTAG
- a CDS encoding YncE family protein — protein MKDCPSARHLLFLFALAAAPALAKDAQHHHHGATPAAAEPAPQKFTSKGVVVEFQAKPAESAGAIMEGEYTDLKFRVTDAQTKKPIKGRIPGAWMDVAKQFAGKNPENASCKDKIETYLKGMVGVRPMLDLNSYYLLVFNQDASISVIDPLVGVSGRTNLYANIILKRPPADWILSRDGKRLFVSMPDAGQVSVIDTDTFHVVTDIPAGTKPTRLGLQPDGHYLWVGNDAPDDNQGGVTVINTDTLKPASHIATGKGHHELAFSADDRYAYISNRENGGISVIDIRDLKKVKDIKTGSLPIALLTAPASRAIYAADGLDGTVTVISDASQEAVSTIQAKAGLGPMRMTPDGRWLLVLNSKESLVHVIEVATNRLVQDIPVGARPFEIAMSDAFAYVRSLDSEHVAMISLAQLGKPSAVQLSTFTAGSSPPKQVADLAIGSSMAPAVGEAAMLVASPADNLIYYYMEGMLAPSGNFRNPAHSARGLLVVDRSLKETKPGEYTARVRIPASGDYDVAFLLESPRVIHCFQAHAAENPLLKVELKPLDINYVDPQRAVLVGQTAKIKFRLFDPKDNAPKPGMNDVRVLYYAAPGLQRTETAARDLGEGLYEAELAIKRSGAYYVYVSVPTLKMGYGDLQQISLIATEPAKPAP, from the coding sequence ATGAAGGACTGCCCGTCAGCGCGCCACCTGCTGTTCCTGTTTGCCTTGGCAGCCGCCCCGGCTCTGGCCAAAGACGCGCAGCACCATCACCACGGAGCTACCCCCGCAGCGGCAGAGCCCGCGCCGCAGAAGTTCACGAGCAAAGGCGTGGTCGTGGAATTTCAGGCCAAGCCGGCCGAATCGGCCGGTGCCATCATGGAAGGTGAATACACCGACCTTAAATTCCGCGTCACCGATGCGCAGACCAAGAAACCCATAAAAGGGCGCATTCCCGGCGCCTGGATGGACGTCGCCAAGCAATTCGCCGGCAAGAATCCGGAAAACGCCAGTTGCAAGGACAAGATCGAGACCTACCTGAAGGGCATGGTGGGCGTGCGCCCCATGCTCGACCTGAACAGCTATTACCTGCTGGTCTTCAACCAGGACGCCAGTATCTCCGTGATCGACCCCCTCGTGGGCGTCAGTGGACGGACCAACCTGTACGCCAACATCATCCTCAAGCGCCCGCCCGCCGACTGGATCCTGTCGAGGGACGGCAAACGGCTGTTCGTCAGCATGCCCGATGCCGGTCAGGTATCGGTCATCGACACGGACACATTCCACGTGGTGACCGACATACCCGCAGGCACCAAACCGACCCGCCTCGGCCTGCAGCCGGACGGGCATTACCTCTGGGTCGGCAACGACGCGCCAGACGACAACCAGGGGGGCGTCACCGTTATCAATACCGATACCCTGAAACCCGCATCCCACATCGCGACCGGCAAGGGCCATCACGAACTGGCCTTCTCCGCGGACGACCGCTACGCCTACATCAGCAATCGCGAGAATGGCGGAATCTCCGTCATCGACATCCGCGATCTCAAGAAGGTGAAGGACATCAAGACCGGCAGCCTGCCCATCGCCCTGCTCACCGCGCCCGCCAGCCGCGCCATCTATGCCGCAGACGGCTTGGACGGCACGGTGACCGTGATCAGTGACGCCAGCCAGGAAGCTGTTTCCACCATCCAGGCCAAGGCGGGACTGGGTCCCATGCGCATGACGCCGGACGGCCGCTGGCTGCTGGTGCTGAACAGCAAGGAAAGCCTGGTACACGTGATCGAAGTCGCCACCAACCGCCTGGTCCAGGATATACCAGTAGGCGCGCGGCCCTTCGAAATTGCCATGAGCGACGCCTTCGCCTATGTGCGCTCACTGGATAGCGAACACGTGGCCATGATCTCCCTGGCCCAACTGGGCAAGCCTTCCGCGGTCCAGCTCAGTACCTTTACCGCAGGGTCCTCGCCGCCGAAACAGGTGGCCGATCTCGCCATCGGCAGCAGCATGGCCCCCGCCGTGGGCGAAGCCGCCATGCTCGTCGCCAGCCCCGCGGACAACCTCATCTACTACTACATGGAAGGCATGCTGGCCCCCTCGGGCAACTTCCGCAATCCGGCCCATAGCGCGCGTGGTCTGCTGGTGGTGGACCGCAGCCTGAAGGAAACCAAGCCCGGCGAATACACGGCGCGGGTGCGGATACCCGCCTCCGGCGACTACGATGTGGCCTTCCTGCTGGAATCGCCGCGGGTCATCCATTGCTTCCAGGCGCATGCGGCCGAGAACCCTTTGCTCAAGGTGGAGCTCAAACCACTGGATATCAACTACGTCGATCCCCAGCGCGCCGTGCTGGTGGGACAAACGGCAAAGATCAAATTCCGCCTGTTCGACCCCAAGGACAATGCGCCCAAGCCGGGCATGAACGATGTGCGCGTGCTCTATTACGCCGCGCCTGGACTGCAGCGTACCGAGACCGCCGCCCGCGACCTGGGGGAAGGCCTGTACGAGGCGGAGCTTGCCATCAAACGTTCCGGCGCCTACTACGTCTACGTGAGCGTGCCTACACTGAAAATGGGCTACGGCGACCTGCAGCAGATCAGCCTGATCGCCACCGAGCCGGCGAAGCCCGCGCCGTGA